The following are encoded in a window of Streptomyces sp. SAT1 genomic DNA:
- a CDS encoding lytic polysaccharide monooxygenase auxiliary activity family 9 protein produces MRTKAKLYAAVLGLATTGALALSTGGASSHGYTDLPISRQLLCADGTVRGCGEIQWEPQSVEGPKGFPAGGPADGHLCSGGLDRFGQLDGARTPKGADWPTTKVTGGQSYTFRWQFEARHATTDFKYYATKQGWNQDHALSRSDLNTTPFLTIPYGGKQPPATLSHSGTLPTGLSGHHVILAVWTIADTGNAFYACSDVTF; encoded by the coding sequence ATGCGGACCAAGGCCAAGTTGTACGCGGCCGTGCTGGGCCTCGCCACCACCGGTGCTCTCGCGCTCTCCACCGGCGGTGCCAGCAGCCACGGCTACACCGACCTCCCCATCAGCAGGCAGCTGCTCTGTGCCGACGGCACGGTGCGCGGCTGCGGCGAGATCCAGTGGGAGCCGCAGAGCGTCGAGGGGCCCAAGGGCTTCCCGGCGGGCGGACCGGCCGACGGGCACCTGTGCTCGGGCGGCCTGGACCGGTTCGGGCAGCTCGACGGCGCCCGGACCCCCAAGGGTGCGGACTGGCCCACCACCAAGGTGACCGGCGGCCAGAGCTACACCTTCCGCTGGCAGTTCGAGGCACGGCACGCCACGACCGACTTCAAGTACTACGCCACCAAGCAGGGCTGGAACCAGGACCACGCCCTGAGCAGGAGCGACCTCAACACCACGCCGTTCCTCACGATCCCCTACGGCGGCAAGCAGCCCCCGGCCACCCTCAGCCACAGCGGCACCCTGCCCACCGGTCTGAGCGGCCACCACGTGATCCTCGCCGTCTGGACGATCGCGGACACCGGCAACGCGTTCTACGCCTGCTCCGACGTCACCTTCTGA
- a CDS encoding SPFH domain-containing protein, translated as MELPADLPNRSFPRLIQNEATTEIPVHLLFRDEAGPAPAPARSSPAAPAAPVRPAVVGSRRGGPDEPSRPRRRVPAPARPAPGVDPALVERPARTLPGAAGVLAGACGAVGCVLTSWWAGVLPPLAVEVLRLPSVTGAGLGLPQWAAYAGAGALGLLGFGGLARGRTGRAWVLQRFGRYRGTVRRGGLLWVNPLVPRRRVDVRLRHWRSEPLPAADADGVALRVAVLVVWRVRDTARAALGVDDHEGYLRDCVEAALARVTVRAAGGARQTAEAAGEALTRLVAREAEPVGIEVFSVRPARVEYDPEVAGAMHRRSVAALDARDRAGALTSVVDSVEDTVTRLTMRGLVDLDAGERKVLVRDLTVAFCAGRRETIP; from the coding sequence ATGGAGCTCCCGGCCGACCTGCCGAATCGTTCCTTCCCTCGGCTCATCCAGAACGAGGCGACCACCGAGATCCCGGTCCACCTGCTCTTCCGCGACGAGGCCGGCCCGGCCCCCGCGCCCGCGCGGTCCTCGCCCGCGGCACCGGCGGCCCCCGTCCGGCCCGCCGTGGTGGGCAGCAGGCGGGGCGGCCCGGACGAGCCGTCGCGCCCGCGCCGCCGGGTGCCCGCGCCGGCCCGCCCGGCGCCCGGGGTGGACCCCGCCCTGGTGGAGCGGCCGGCCCGGACGCTGCCCGGCGCGGCCGGTGTCCTGGCCGGTGCCTGCGGGGCGGTGGGCTGTGTGCTCACCTCCTGGTGGGCGGGGGTGCTGCCGCCGCTCGCGGTGGAGGTGCTGCGGCTGCCGTCGGTCACGGGGGCGGGTCTCGGCCTGCCGCAGTGGGCCGCGTACGCCGGGGCCGGGGCGCTCGGGCTGCTCGGCTTCGGCGGGCTGGCCCGGGGGCGGACCGGGCGGGCCTGGGTGCTCCAGCGGTTCGGCCGCTACCGGGGGACCGTCCGGCGCGGCGGGCTGCTGTGGGTCAACCCGCTGGTGCCGCGCCGCCGGGTCGACGTACGGCTGCGGCACTGGCGCAGCGAACCGCTTCCGGCCGCCGACGCGGACGGGGTCGCGCTGCGGGTGGCGGTCCTCGTGGTCTGGCGGGTGCGGGACACCGCACGGGCCGCGCTCGGCGTCGACGACCACGAGGGGTATCTGCGGGACTGTGTGGAGGCCGCGCTGGCGCGGGTGACGGTGCGCGCGGCGGGCGGCGCGCGCCAGACGGCGGAGGCGGCCGGGGAGGCGCTGACCCGGCTGGTGGCGCGGGAGGCGGAGCCGGTCGGGATCGAGGTGTTCTCGGTCCGCCCGGCCCGGGTCGAGTACGACCCGGAGGTCGCCGGGGCCATGCACCGGCGCAGCGTGGCCGCGCTGGACGCCCGCGACCGGGCCGGTGCGCTGACCTCGGTGGTGGACTCGGTCGAGGACACGGTGACCCGGCTGACCATGCGGGGACTGGTCGATCTGGACGCCGGGGAGCGCAAGGTGCTGGTGCGGGATCTGACGGTGGCGTTCTGCGCGGGACGGCGGGAAACCATCCCGTGA
- a CDS encoding helix-turn-helix domain-containing protein yields the protein MNDRARRAQFGAHLASLRAGVGLSQRSLAHRLCAVAGITTLTRNEVSRWERGGRIPDAWLPPLAQVLGQPLGALEREAARARGEAEPPDCADRDPDTYVQDAVGWLLAHDNRHGGDHVADAALQVWEAERGRITGEDRQHLAQVAEIGEVAGWLLHDAARFREARATLAEAHALARLAGDGPLEWFILDLIAMIDVHAGRAGEAMAITDEMLTGREVRGRVALMARVRRARSLAQAGDRARALDALERATGALQDSIQANDPAFTWWIDTTEVELHTGEALLSLGDPRAALPHLQRSSEGSRGGGGRREFGNVLAELTALVQLGAWRDAEAPLLRLEPILRAVTSSRTRVRLRCTLRTIDRDAPVWLADTAREVAAAG from the coding sequence ATGAACGACCGAGCGAGACGTGCCCAGTTCGGCGCGCACCTGGCGAGCCTGCGCGCAGGCGTGGGCCTCTCGCAGCGCTCCCTGGCCCACCGGCTGTGCGCCGTCGCCGGGATCACCACCCTGACGCGCAATGAGGTCTCCCGGTGGGAGCGCGGCGGGCGCATCCCGGACGCGTGGCTGCCTCCGCTCGCGCAGGTGCTCGGGCAGCCGCTGGGCGCCCTGGAGCGGGAGGCCGCGCGAGCCCGGGGGGAAGCTGAGCCGCCGGACTGCGCCGACCGTGACCCGGACACGTACGTGCAGGACGCCGTGGGGTGGCTGCTCGCGCACGACAACCGCCACGGCGGGGACCACGTGGCGGACGCGGCCCTGCAGGTGTGGGAGGCGGAGCGCGGCCGGATCACCGGCGAGGACAGACAGCACCTCGCCCAAGTGGCGGAGATCGGGGAAGTGGCCGGGTGGCTGCTCCACGACGCCGCCCGGTTCCGCGAGGCGCGCGCCACGCTGGCGGAGGCACACGCCCTGGCCCGGCTCGCCGGGGACGGCCCGCTGGAGTGGTTCATCCTGGACCTGATCGCCATGATCGACGTGCATGCCGGCCGCGCCGGTGAGGCCATGGCGATCACGGACGAGATGCTGACCGGCCGCGAGGTGCGCGGCCGCGTGGCGCTCATGGCCCGCGTACGGCGCGCGCGGAGTCTCGCGCAGGCCGGAGACCGGGCCCGCGCCCTGGACGCGCTGGAGCGGGCCACGGGAGCACTCCAGGACTCGATACAGGCCAACGATCCCGCGTTCACCTGGTGGATCGACACCACGGAAGTGGAGTTGCACACCGGTGAGGCGTTGCTCAGCCTCGGAGACCCCCGGGCAGCCCTCCCGCACCTCCAGCGGAGTTCGGAGGGCTCCAGGGGTGGCGGGGGCCGCCGGGAGTTCGGCAACGTGCTCGCGGAGCTGACCGCCCTTGTGCAGCTCGGCGCGTGGCGGGACGCCGAAGCGCCGCTGCTCCGGCTCGAACCGATCCTGCGGGCGGTCACGTCGTCCCGGACCCGTGTCCGCCTCCGGTGCACGCTGCGCACCATCGACCGGGACGCCCCGGTGTGGCTCGCGGACACGGCCCGCGAGGTCGCAGCAGCCGGGTAG
- a CDS encoding ATP-binding protein gives MPQPTTRTRPTGHPGYSETLPGEPGSAATARQLVRGACAVRGLEELAEDGALIVSELVSNAVRHARRESIRVVVERTAQNTVRVAVADLSRARPMEREADGGDEGGRGLRLVAALAADWGTDVRRWGKVVWADLEGRG, from the coding sequence ATGCCGCAACCTACAACCCGGACCCGCCCCACCGGCCACCCCGGGTACTCCGAGACGCTGCCGGGAGAACCCGGGAGCGCCGCTACGGCGCGGCAGTTGGTCCGAGGCGCCTGCGCCGTCCGGGGGCTGGAGGAACTGGCCGAGGACGGCGCCCTGATCGTCTCCGAGCTGGTGTCCAACGCCGTCCGGCACGCCCGGCGCGAGAGCATCCGCGTGGTGGTGGAGCGCACGGCCCAGAACACGGTGCGCGTGGCCGTCGCGGACCTGTCCCGGGCGCGTCCGATGGAGCGCGAAGCGGACGGCGGTGACGAGGGCGGGCGCGGCCTGCGCCTCGTGGCGGCGCTGGCCGCCGACTGGGGCACGGACGTGCGGCGCTGGGGCAAGGTCGTGTGGGCGGACCTGGAGGGGCGCGGATGA
- a CDS encoding glycosyltransferase family 2 protein, which produces MTSTPPPGARHRSGSTTGAFRTIRSTLPRYDYEHHSRLAGPLTRPDPDRPYRVRHRSLLAQEPHRVRVTLMLVAAPLLSLVLLAWLMQPAHWTERDHPAHSWLPFLDAVMLVSIGLIELFRCVNVLSNAHATLVARDPVPVVPESGTRVAFLTTFVPGKEPLELAARTLRAAVRLRHRGVMHVWLLDEGDDPGAKALCARLGVHHFTRRGVERWNRPSGPHRARTKHGNYNAWLQAHGGAYDVLASVDTDHVPLPNYLERMLGYFRDPDVGFVVGPQVYGNYDTFVTKAAESQQFLFHALIQRAGNRYGAPMFVGTCNAVRISALKQIGGLHDSITEDMATGFEMHRAKNPATGRRWKSVYTPDVLAVGEGPASWTDFFSQQLRWSRGTYETILTQYWKGFGSLPPGRLLNYTMLVAFYPLSALNWILAALSCALFLGLGASGVNIDPVVWLMLYGNASALQIGLYVWNRRHNVSPHEPEGSGGVAGMVMSALSAPVYARALLDAMLRRPSRFVVTPKGAAHSPDTLFGTFRVHWFFVLVFGGSIVAGIVRGHSHPAMLTWAGLALLITLSPVAVRLCSPRRPGTGPGREAHPAQPTNSAHAAPSARDAAPRAYAGHGTGGREA; this is translated from the coding sequence ATGACATCGACGCCGCCGCCGGGCGCCCGGCACCGCAGCGGCAGCACCACCGGGGCGTTCCGCACGATCAGGAGCACCCTGCCCAGATACGACTACGAGCACCACAGCCGGCTGGCCGGACCGCTCACCCGGCCCGACCCGGACCGCCCCTACCGGGTGCGCCACCGCTCCCTGCTGGCCCAGGAGCCGCACCGGGTCCGGGTCACGCTGATGCTGGTGGCCGCGCCGCTGCTCTCCCTGGTCCTGCTGGCCTGGCTGATGCAGCCCGCCCACTGGACCGAGCGCGACCATCCGGCCCACTCCTGGCTGCCGTTCCTGGACGCGGTGATGCTGGTCTCGATCGGCCTGATCGAGCTCTTCCGCTGTGTGAACGTGCTGTCCAACGCGCACGCCACCCTGGTCGCCCGCGACCCCGTCCCGGTGGTGCCGGAGAGCGGCACCCGGGTCGCCTTCCTCACCACGTTCGTGCCCGGCAAGGAGCCGCTGGAGCTGGCCGCCAGGACGCTGCGGGCCGCCGTCCGGCTGCGGCACCGGGGCGTCATGCACGTATGGCTGCTCGACGAGGGCGACGACCCCGGGGCGAAGGCGCTCTGCGCGCGCCTGGGCGTGCACCACTTCACCCGCCGGGGCGTCGAGCGCTGGAACCGGCCCAGCGGCCCGCACCGGGCCAGGACCAAGCACGGCAACTACAACGCCTGGCTCCAGGCGCACGGCGGCGCCTACGACGTCCTCGCCTCCGTCGACACCGACCATGTGCCGCTGCCCAACTACCTGGAGCGGATGCTCGGTTACTTCCGCGACCCGGACGTCGGCTTCGTCGTCGGACCGCAGGTCTACGGCAACTACGACACCTTCGTCACCAAGGCCGCCGAGTCGCAGCAGTTCCTCTTCCACGCGCTGATCCAGCGCGCCGGGAACCGCTACGGCGCCCCCATGTTCGTCGGCACCTGCAACGCCGTGCGGATCAGTGCCCTGAAGCAGATCGGCGGGCTGCACGACTCGATCACCGAGGACATGGCGACCGGCTTCGAGATGCACCGCGCCAAGAACCCCGCGACCGGCCGCCGGTGGAAGTCCGTGTACACCCCGGACGTGCTCGCGGTCGGCGAGGGCCCCGCCTCCTGGACGGACTTCTTCTCCCAGCAACTGCGCTGGTCCCGGGGGACGTACGAGACGATCCTCACGCAGTACTGGAAGGGCTTCGGCTCGCTGCCGCCGGGCCGCCTCCTCAACTACACGATGCTGGTCGCCTTCTATCCGCTGTCCGCGCTCAACTGGATCCTGGCCGCGCTGAGCTGCGCGCTCTTCCTGGGCCTCGGCGCCTCGGGCGTGAACATCGACCCCGTGGTCTGGCTGATGCTGTACGGGAACGCGTCCGCGCTCCAGATCGGCCTGTACGTCTGGAACCGCCGGCACAACGTCTCCCCGCACGAACCCGAGGGCTCCGGCGGGGTGGCCGGCATGGTGATGTCGGCGCTGTCCGCGCCGGTGTACGCCCGCGCGCTGCTGGACGCGATGCTGCGCCGCCCCAGCCGGTTCGTGGTGACGCCCAAGGGCGCGGCGCACAGCCCGGACACGCTGTTCGGCACGTTCCGTGTGCACTGGTTCTTCGTGCTGGTCTTCGGCGGCTCGATCGTGGCCGGGATCGTCCGCGGGCACTCCCACCCGGCGATGCTCACCTGGGCCGGGCTAGCCCTGCTGATCACCCTCTCCCCCGTCGCCGTCCGGCTCTGCTCGCCGCGGCGGCCAGGGACCGGACCCGGGCGGGAGGCACACCCGGCGCAGCCGACGAACTCGGCGCACGCGGCGCCTTCGGCGCGGGACGCCGCGCCCCGGGCGTACGCCGGGCACGGGACGGGAGGGCGTGAGGCATGA
- a CDS encoding kelch motif-containing protein, translating to MRDRAGLRRARRVGLGAVVVLALAGMNGPWLYRFGAQRYHQYKIDEPGYKASHGHWDIVEFPKEYRQDTIHAVLLHTGKVLLVAGSGNNQANFDARRFDSRLWDPVKGTVKKVPTPTDLFCTGHTQLADGSILIAGGTKRYEKLKGDVTKAGGLMIVHNENPDEPVTLPAGTRFTGKANGRTFVSRDPVLVPRARKNFDRTGRFLGNTPGLGRIYVEAEHRGTRYETGTQDNYRVQGLTGADARNTYGIAQKLALDKKDFQGIRDTFEFDPVAEKYVKADPMHEARWYPTLTTLGDGKVLGVSGLDDIGQLVPGKNELFDPATRTWAYTPKARQFPTYPALFLMQDGRLFYSGSNAGYGPADVGRAPGVWDVDSNRFTPLPGLSDPDLMETSGTVLLPPAQDERYLVIGGGGVGESARSSRRTRLIDLKAAHPRFTDGPSLDRGTRYPQASVLPDDTVLVSGGSEDYRGRGASDILQARLYDPRTGAFRRVADPLVGRDYHSGSLLLPDGRVMFFGSDPLYGDKAGTRPGTFEQRIEIYTPPYLYRGARPALSGGPGTVARGAPATFVSRDAATIRKARLIRPSASTHVTDVDQRSIALDFTVSGDRVTVRVPENRNLVQPGWYMLFVDDARGTPSVARWVRVR from the coding sequence ATGAGGGACCGGGCCGGTCTGCGCCGGGCCCGCCGGGTCGGGCTCGGCGCCGTGGTGGTGCTCGCCCTGGCCGGGATGAACGGGCCGTGGCTCTACCGCTTCGGCGCGCAGCGCTACCACCAGTACAAGATCGACGAGCCGGGATACAAGGCGTCCCACGGCCACTGGGACATCGTGGAGTTCCCGAAGGAGTACCGGCAGGACACCATCCACGCGGTGCTCCTGCACACCGGGAAGGTGCTGCTGGTCGCGGGCTCGGGCAACAACCAGGCGAACTTCGACGCCAGGCGGTTCGACTCCCGGCTGTGGGACCCGGTGAAGGGCACCGTCAAGAAGGTGCCCACACCGACCGACCTGTTCTGCACGGGCCACACCCAGCTCGCGGACGGCAGCATCCTGATCGCGGGCGGCACCAAGCGCTACGAGAAGCTGAAGGGCGACGTCACCAAGGCCGGCGGTCTGATGATCGTCCACAACGAGAACCCGGACGAGCCGGTCACCCTGCCCGCGGGCACCCGCTTCACCGGGAAGGCCAACGGCAGGACGTTCGTCTCCAGGGACCCGGTGCTCGTCCCGCGCGCGAGGAAGAACTTCGACCGGACCGGGAGGTTCCTCGGCAACACCCCGGGACTCGGCCGGATCTACGTCGAGGCCGAGCACCGCGGCACCCGCTACGAGACCGGCACCCAGGACAACTACCGCGTCCAGGGCCTGACCGGCGCCGACGCCCGCAACACCTACGGCATCGCGCAGAAGCTCGCCCTGGACAAGAAGGACTTCCAGGGGATCCGGGACACCTTCGAGTTCGACCCGGTCGCCGAGAAGTACGTCAAGGCCGACCCGATGCACGAGGCCCGCTGGTACCCGACGCTCACCACCCTCGGCGACGGGAAGGTGCTCGGCGTCTCCGGTCTGGACGACATCGGCCAGCTGGTCCCCGGCAAGAACGAGCTCTTCGACCCGGCGACCCGGACGTGGGCGTACACACCGAAGGCCCGTCAGTTCCCGACCTACCCGGCGCTGTTCCTGATGCAGGACGGCAGGCTCTTCTACTCCGGGTCCAACGCGGGCTACGGGCCCGCTGACGTGGGCCGCGCCCCGGGCGTGTGGGACGTGGACAGCAACCGGTTCACCCCGCTGCCCGGACTGAGCGACCCGGACCTGATGGAGACGTCCGGCACGGTGCTGCTGCCGCCCGCCCAGGACGAGCGGTACCTGGTCATCGGCGGCGGGGGCGTCGGGGAGTCCGCGCGCTCCAGCCGCAGGACCCGGCTGATCGACCTGAAGGCGGCGCACCCGCGCTTCACCGACGGCCCCTCGCTGGACCGGGGCACCCGCTACCCGCAGGCGTCGGTCCTGCCCGACGACACCGTGCTGGTCTCCGGCGGCTCCGAGGACTACCGGGGGCGCGGCGCCTCCGACATCCTCCAGGCCCGGCTGTACGACCCGCGCACCGGCGCCTTCCGCCGGGTCGCCGATCCGCTGGTGGGCCGCGACTACCACTCCGGTTCGCTGCTGCTGCCGGACGGCCGGGTGATGTTCTTCGGCTCCGACCCGCTCTACGGCGACAAGGCCGGCACCAGGCCGGGCACCTTCGAGCAGCGCATCGAGATCTACACCCCGCCCTACCTGTACCGGGGCGCGCGGCCCGCCCTGTCCGGCGGCCCGGGGACCGTGGCGCGCGGCGCCCCGGCCACCTTCGTCTCGCGGGACGCCGCGACGATCAGGAAGGCCCGGCTGATCCGGCCGAGCGCCTCCACGCACGTCACGGACGTGGACCAGCGCTCGATCGCGCTGGACTTCACGGTGTCGGGCGACCGGGTCACCGTACGGGTGCCGGAGAACCGGAACCTGGTGCAGCCGGGCTGGTACATGCTGTTCGTGGACGACGCCCGGGGCACGCCCAGTGTCGCCCGGTGGGTGCGGGTCCGGTGA
- a CDS encoding glycoside hydrolase family 6 protein produces MHGHKGARGRVRAAAVVLGAALLAAGCSSASPGGDDGAGAAVTQRPGAAGDPYWVNPDSTAARRLAGLVRAGRTDEAALLRRIAEQPTGQWIGPENPEREARGFTEAADRAGRTALLVLYDIPHRDCGRYSRGGAADGDAYRAWIAAVARGIGGRAATVVLEPDAVPHLVDGCTPAEFQEERYDLLAGAVATLKSLGRTEVYLDAGNPGWGRPGQIHEPLRRAGVEQADGFAVNVANFYSTGRSLAYGRQLSALTGGKHFVVDTSRNGNGPATDGDPGERWCNPPGRALGEPPTTRTADPLADAYLWVKRPGESDGTCKGGPKAGDWWEEYALALAGAAR; encoded by the coding sequence ATGCACGGCCACAAGGGGGCCCGCGGGCGCGTCCGCGCGGCGGCGGTGGTGCTGGGGGCGGCGCTGCTGGCGGCCGGGTGCTCCTCGGCGTCCCCGGGCGGGGACGACGGGGCGGGCGCGGCGGTCACCCAGCGGCCCGGGGCGGCCGGTGACCCGTACTGGGTGAACCCGGACAGCACGGCGGCCCGCCGCCTCGCAGGTCTGGTCCGGGCCGGGCGCACGGACGAGGCCGCGCTGCTCCGCAGGATCGCCGAGCAGCCCACCGGCCAGTGGATCGGACCGGAGAACCCCGAGCGGGAGGCGCGCGGCTTCACCGAGGCCGCCGACCGGGCGGGCCGCACCGCGCTGCTCGTCCTGTACGACATCCCGCACCGCGACTGCGGCCGCTACTCGCGCGGCGGCGCCGCCGACGGCGACGCCTACCGGGCCTGGATCGCCGCGGTGGCCCGCGGCATCGGCGGCCGCGCCGCCACGGTGGTGCTGGAGCCGGACGCCGTGCCGCACCTGGTGGACGGCTGCACCCCGGCCGAGTTCCAGGAGGAGCGCTACGACCTGCTCGCCGGGGCCGTCGCCACCCTCAAGTCCCTCGGGCGCACCGAGGTCTACCTGGACGCGGGCAACCCCGGCTGGGGCCGGCCCGGCCAGATCCACGAGCCGCTGCGGCGGGCGGGCGTCGAACAGGCGGACGGCTTCGCCGTCAACGTCGCCAACTTCTACTCCACCGGCCGGTCGCTCGCCTACGGCCGACAGCTCTCCGCGCTGACCGGCGGCAAGCACTTCGTCGTCGACACCAGCCGCAACGGCAACGGCCCCGCCACGGACGGCGACCCCGGCGAACGCTGGTGCAACCCGCCCGGCCGGGCCCTCGGCGAGCCGCCCACGACACGGACCGCCGACCCGCTCGCCGACGCCTACCTCTGGGTCAAGCGCCCCGGCGAGTCCGACGGCACCTGCAAGGGCGGCCCGAAGGCGGGCGACTGGTGGGAGGAGTACGCCCTCGCGCTGGCGGGAGCGGCCCGGTAG
- a CDS encoding HAD-IIA family hydrolase: protein MADRKPIESWLTDMDGVLIHEGVPIPGADAFLKKLRDSGRPFLVLTNNSIYTQRDLHARLRRMGLDVPVDNIWTSALATAQFLDDQRPGGSAYVIGEAGLTTALHDVGYILTDHEPDFVILGETRTYSFEALTKAVRLINDGARFIATNPDNVGPSVEGDLPATGSVAALITAATGKKPYFVGKPNPLMMRAGLNAIGAHSETSAMIGDRMDTDVLAGLEAGMRTFLVLSGVTQPDDVDRYPFRPSEVVASIADLVEQI from the coding sequence ATGGCAGACCGCAAGCCCATCGAGTCGTGGCTCACCGACATGGACGGTGTACTGATCCACGAGGGTGTCCCGATCCCCGGCGCCGACGCCTTCCTGAAGAAGCTGCGCGACTCGGGCCGTCCGTTCCTGGTGCTCACCAACAACTCCATCTACACCCAGCGCGACCTGCACGCCAGGCTGCGCCGGATGGGACTGGACGTACCGGTGGACAACATCTGGACCTCGGCCCTGGCCACCGCGCAGTTCCTGGACGACCAGCGGCCCGGCGGCAGCGCCTACGTCATCGGCGAGGCCGGTCTGACCACCGCGCTGCACGACGTCGGGTACATCCTCACCGACCACGAGCCCGACTTCGTGATCCTCGGCGAGACCCGTACGTACTCCTTCGAGGCGCTGACCAAGGCCGTGCGCCTGATCAACGACGGGGCCCGGTTCATCGCCACCAACCCCGACAACGTCGGACCGTCGGTGGAGGGCGACCTGCCCGCCACCGGCTCGGTCGCCGCGCTGATCACCGCGGCGACCGGCAAGAAGCCGTACTTCGTCGGCAAGCCCAACCCGCTGATGATGCGGGCCGGGCTGAACGCGATCGGCGCCCACTCGGAGACCTCCGCCATGATCGGGGACCGGATGGACACGGATGTGCTCGCCGGTCTGGAGGCCGGGATGCGCACCTTCCTGGTGCTGTCCGGCGTGACCCAGCCCGACGACGTCGACCGCTACCCGTTCCGCCCCTCCGAGGTCGTCGCCTCCATCGCCGACCTCGTGGAGCAGATCTGA
- a CDS encoding 2-aminoethylphosphonate ABC transporter substrate-binding protein, with translation MPRNTLKLAVALAVLATPLLSACGGSSAAADDKSVTVYSADGLKGENGDGWYDRVFKDFEKQTGIKVKYVEGGSGEMVQRAVREKANPQADVLVTLPPFIQQADGKGLLQKYTPKGADQVAAADKAADGTWTSVVNNYFGFVYDKKELKPAPTTWEQLLDAKFKNRLQYSTPGVAGDGTAVLVKAMHDFGGKDAALEYLKKLQANNVGPSASTGKLAPKVDKGELLVANGDVQMNYAQSKTMPNLGIWFPARQGGRPTTFALPYAAGLVTKAPHSDNGRKLLDFMLARQAQEQVSEIGGGFSSRTDVKATDANATALAKLMTGVEVFQPDWADIDKNLTAYVDAWKAATGS, from the coding sequence ATGCCCAGGAACACCCTCAAGCTCGCCGTCGCGCTCGCCGTGCTCGCCACCCCGCTGCTGTCCGCCTGCGGCGGCTCCTCCGCCGCCGCCGACGACAAGTCCGTCACCGTCTACAGCGCCGACGGCCTCAAGGGCGAGAACGGCGACGGCTGGTACGACCGCGTCTTCAAGGACTTCGAGAAGCAGACCGGCATCAAGGTCAAGTACGTCGAGGGCGGCTCCGGCGAGATGGTGCAGCGCGCCGTCCGCGAGAAGGCCAACCCGCAGGCCGACGTGCTGGTCACGCTGCCCCCGTTCATCCAGCAGGCCGACGGCAAGGGCCTGCTCCAGAAGTACACCCCCAAGGGCGCCGACCAGGTGGCCGCCGCCGACAAGGCCGCCGACGGCACCTGGACCTCGGTCGTCAACAACTACTTCGGCTTCGTCTACGACAAGAAGGAGCTGAAGCCCGCGCCCACCACCTGGGAGCAGCTTCTGGACGCGAAGTTCAAGAACCGGCTCCAGTACTCCACGCCCGGTGTCGCGGGCGACGGCACCGCCGTCCTGGTCAAGGCCATGCACGACTTCGGCGGCAAGGACGCGGCCCTGGAGTACCTGAAGAAGCTCCAGGCCAACAACGTCGGTCCGTCCGCCTCCACCGGCAAGCTCGCCCCCAAGGTGGACAAGGGCGAACTGCTCGTCGCCAACGGCGACGTCCAGATGAACTACGCCCAGTCCAAGACCATGCCGAACCTCGGCATCTGGTTCCCGGCCCGGCAGGGCGGCCGGCCCACCACCTTCGCGCTGCCCTACGCCGCCGGGCTCGTCACCAAGGCCCCGCACTCCGACAACGGCCGCAAGCTCCTCGACTTCATGCTCGCCCGGCAGGCCCAGGAGCAGGTCAGCGAGATCGGCGGCGGCTTCAGCTCGCGCACGGACGTCAAGGCCACCGACGCCAACGCCACCGCGCTGGCCAAGCTGATGACGGGCGTCGAGGTGTTCCAGCCGGACTGGGCGGACATCGACAAGAACCTCACCGCGTACGTCGACGCGTGGAAGGCGGCCACCGGGAGCTGA